One Acutalibacter muris DNA window includes the following coding sequences:
- a CDS encoding aldo/keto reductase: MQYRKDRKGNDISLLGYGCMRFTKKGGGVDLDKAERELGAAIDGGVNYLDTAYIYPGNEAALGQLLKRLNCRDRVYIATKLPHYMIKSVQGAEKLFQEELRRLQTDHIDYYLMHMLTDTATWEKLLNMGMEGWIKEKLQRGQIRNIGFSYHGGSDMFCKLIEAYDWDFCQIQYNYMDERSQAGVKGLRFAHERGLPVIIMEPLRGGRLVDLLPRSAKDVFAADPEKRTPAGLAFKWLYDQPEVTCVLSGMNSIEMVRENLRLAELCAPGCMTPSDRELLERVKKAIQQSVRVGCTGCGYCTPCPKGVDIPGTFRCYNAMYSEGRSSGRRDYLQCTVMRKDPASASQCVSCGKCAAHCPQHIDIPKELRAASRELETLYYKAAKLAVGVFKLW, encoded by the coding sequence ATGCAGTACCGCAAGGACAGAAAGGGTAATGATATCTCCCTGCTTGGCTACGGTTGTATGCGGTTCACAAAAAAGGGCGGCGGCGTTGACCTGGACAAGGCCGAAAGGGAGCTTGGCGCGGCCATAGACGGCGGGGTAAACTACCTTGACACCGCCTATATTTATCCGGGCAACGAGGCGGCCCTTGGCCAGCTCTTAAAAAGGCTAAACTGCCGGGACAGGGTCTATATTGCCACTAAACTGCCCCACTATATGATAAAGTCCGTGCAGGGGGCGGAAAAGCTCTTTCAGGAGGAGCTCCGCCGCCTTCAGACGGACCATATCGACTACTACCTTATGCATATGCTGACGGATACCGCCACCTGGGAAAAGCTCCTCAATATGGGCATGGAGGGCTGGATAAAGGAAAAGCTGCAAAGGGGGCAGATACGCAATATCGGCTTTTCCTACCACGGCGGCTCCGATATGTTCTGCAAGCTCATAGAGGCCTACGACTGGGACTTCTGCCAGATACAGTATAACTACATGGACGAGCGCTCCCAGGCCGGGGTGAAGGGCCTGCGCTTCGCCCACGAAAGAGGACTGCCGGTGATCATCATGGAGCCCCTGAGGGGCGGGCGGCTTGTGGACCTGCTGCCCCGCTCCGCAAAGGACGTTTTCGCCGCCGACCCGGAGAAACGCACCCCCGCCGGGCTTGCCTTCAAGTGGCTTTACGACCAGCCGGAGGTGACCTGTGTGCTGTCGGGTATGAACTCCATAGAGATGGTGCGGGAGAACCTGCGGCTGGCGGAGCTCTGCGCCCCCGGCTGCATGACCCCCTCCGACCGGGAACTTTTAGAGCGGGTAAAAAAAGCGATACAACAGTCGGTAAGGGTTGGCTGCACCGGCTGCGGCTACTGCACTCCCTGCCCCAAGGGGGTGGACATTCCCGGGACCTTCCGCTGCTATAACGCCATGTACTCCGAGGGGAGGTCCTCGGGCCGCCGGGACTACCTCCAGTGCACCGTCATGCGCAAGGACCCTGCCAGCGCCTCACAGTGCGTCTCCTGCGGCAAATGCGCCGCTCACTGTCCCCAGCATATCGATATCCCCAAAGAGCTGAGGGCCGCCTCCCGCGAGCTTGAAACCCTGTACTATAAGGCCGCGAAGCTG
- a CDS encoding methyl-accepting chemotaxis protein, with protein sequence MMKTIRKKITVCLMATVLVALVAVGTTSITLNYSSTLMTVEQLMTQTANLAGERVEQELLAYRNVAMDTGRVTQLSDPEVPVEEKKAIIDERVSLHGFQRGNVIGADGISIFDGKDYSDREYVHKAMEGTAYVSEPLISKVTGELSIMVAAPLYSDSGEIAGVVYFVPPETFLNDIVSSIQVGQNCRAYMINKNGDTIADITLDTITKQNVEREAASDPSLKSRAALHEAMRRGENGFGRIEAADGPRFLAYAPVGGTDGWSVAVASPESNYLSDTYFGMLINVLVIVISILASIVVALKLSSNISKPMRACARRMKLLVEGDLESPAPEAAGRDETAELTRSTGEMVQGLNIIIHDIDYLLNQMANQNFDIVSSHREAYVGDFQSILSSMRNLKLELSSTIRQIDASAGQVSSASGQVSNGAQALSQGTMEQASSVQELAATITEISESAKRTSAAAEEAGEFVNQAGAQLGVSVSYVEELNTAMGKISDSSQEISKIIETIENIAFQTNILALNAAVEAARAGTAGKGFAVVADEVRNLANKSDQAAKATKSLIETSIAAVEEGSQAVGKVTGSLEQTSVYAGHVTEQMDVVVEAVEKQTDSITQVTEGVEQISSVVQTNSATAEESAAASQELSAEANSLKQLVEHFTLASE encoded by the coding sequence ATGATGAAAACCATCCGAAAGAAGATAACGGTCTGCTTGATGGCCACAGTCCTTGTGGCCCTTGTGGCGGTGGGAACCACCAGCATAACGCTGAATTACAGCAGCACCCTTATGACAGTGGAGCAGCTTATGACACAGACCGCGAACCTTGCAGGAGAGCGCGTTGAACAGGAGCTTTTGGCCTATAGGAACGTGGCCATGGATACCGGCCGGGTGACCCAGCTGTCGGACCCGGAGGTGCCCGTTGAGGAGAAAAAGGCCATCATTGACGAGCGCGTCAGTCTGCACGGCTTCCAGCGGGGCAATGTTATAGGCGCAGACGGAATCAGCATTTTTGACGGCAAGGACTACTCGGACCGGGAGTATGTGCATAAGGCCATGGAGGGGACCGCCTATGTGTCGGAGCCCCTTATAAGCAAGGTAACCGGCGAGCTGTCCATAATGGTGGCGGCGCCCCTGTACTCCGACAGCGGGGAGATAGCGGGCGTTGTGTACTTCGTGCCGCCGGAGACCTTCCTGAACGATATTGTTTCCTCCATACAGGTGGGGCAGAACTGCCGGGCCTATATGATAAATAAAAATGGCGACACCATCGCCGATATCACTCTTGACACCATCACCAAACAGAACGTGGAGAGGGAGGCCGCAAGCGACCCCAGCCTGAAATCCCGGGCGGCCCTGCACGAGGCCATGCGCCGGGGTGAGAACGGCTTTGGACGCATAGAGGCCGCTGACGGGCCAAGGTTTTTGGCCTATGCCCCGGTGGGCGGCACAGACGGCTGGAGCGTGGCGGTGGCCTCGCCGGAGAGCAACTATCTGAGCGATACATATTTCGGTATGCTTATAAATGTGCTGGTGATAGTGATATCCATACTGGCCTCCATCGTGGTGGCCCTAAAGCTCTCCAGCAATATAAGCAAGCCCATGCGGGCCTGCGCCAGGCGCATGAAGCTTCTGGTAGAGGGCGACCTGGAGTCCCCCGCCCCGGAGGCGGCGGGCAGGGACGAGACCGCCGAGTTGACCCGCTCTACAGGGGAGATGGTACAGGGGCTGAATATTATTATACATGACATTGACTACCTCTTAAACCAGATGGCCAACCAGAACTTTGATATAGTCTCCTCCCACAGGGAGGCGTATGTGGGGGACTTCCAGAGTATTTTAAGCTCCATGCGCAACCTGAAGCTGGAACTGAGCAGCACCATCAGGCAGATAGACGCCTCTGCGGGACAGGTGTCCAGCGCCAGCGGTCAGGTGTCCAACGGGGCCCAGGCCCTTAGCCAAGGAACAATGGAGCAGGCCAGCTCCGTACAAGAACTGGCGGCCACCATCACGGAGATATCCGAGAGCGCCAAGCGCACCTCCGCCGCCGCAGAGGAGGCCGGGGAGTTTGTGAACCAGGCGGGGGCCCAGCTGGGCGTGAGCGTGAGCTATGTTGAGGAGCTTAACACCGCCATGGGCAAGATCTCCGACTCCTCCCAGGAGATAAGCAAGATAATCGAGACTATTGAGAATATAGCCTTCCAGACCAATATCCTGGCGCTGAACGCCGCCGTGGAGGCCGCCAGGGCCGGCACCGCAGGCAAGGGCTTTGCCGTGGTGGCCGACGAGGTGCGGAACCTTGCCAACAAGTCCGACCAGGCGGCCAAGGCAACAAAGAGCCTTATCGAGACGTCTATAGCCGCCGTAGAGGAGGGCAGCCAGGCCGTGGGCAAGGTCACGGGCTCTCTGGAGCAGACCAGCGTCTATGCCGGGCACGTGACCGAGCAGATGGACGTGGTGGTGGAGGCTGTGGAGAAGCAGACCGACTCCATCACTCAGGTGACCGAGGGCGTGGAGCAGATCTCCTCGGTGGTGCAGACCAACTCCGCCACGGCCGAGGAGAGCGCCGCCGCCAGCCAGGAGCTCTCGGCGGAGGCCAACAGCCTTAAGCAGCTGGTGGAGCACTTCACTCTGGCTTCGGAATAA
- a CDS encoding AraC family transcriptional regulator has translation MGIELLQRAINFMEEHLLEDIGYVEAAKSVHMSGYSFHRVFSFTVGMTANEYIRQRRLSLAGQELRAGNISVLDAALKYGYESPESFTKAFAKFHGSTPRQVKAGGEPLRLFDPLMIKITIGGGGMLEYRLEHRERMRFIVVKRAFDNETLLDREGRSIPGFWTECGEKGLIEPMQKLCPEGERDLYGLCGPVRKSETEFYYGIGIRDNGRVGELAEGEYDLWETEPADYAVFKCKGPDGECIDAAWDRFFKEFCPQTGYAQTDAPDFELYYERGEPGVFCELWVPVRK, from the coding sequence TTGGGTATAGAGCTATTGCAGCGGGCCATCAACTTCATGGAGGAGCACCTCCTGGAGGATATCGGCTATGTGGAAGCGGCAAAGTCCGTGCATATGTCCGGCTACAGTTTCCACCGGGTCTTCAGCTTCACCGTGGGCATGACCGCCAACGAGTATATACGTCAGAGAAGGCTGAGCCTTGCGGGGCAGGAGCTGAGGGCCGGGAACATCTCAGTGCTGGACGCGGCCTTAAAGTACGGCTATGAGTCCCCGGAGAGCTTCACAAAGGCCTTTGCGAAATTCCACGGCTCCACGCCCAGACAGGTAAAGGCCGGTGGAGAACCTCTGCGGCTTTTCGACCCTCTTATGATAAAAATTACCATAGGAGGCGGCGGTATGCTGGAGTACAGGCTGGAGCACAGGGAGCGCATGAGGTTTATTGTGGTGAAGCGCGCTTTTGACAACGAGACCCTGCTGGACAGAGAGGGACGGAGTATCCCGGGCTTTTGGACAGAGTGCGGGGAGAAGGGGCTTATAGAGCCAATGCAGAAGCTCTGCCCAGAGGGCGAGCGGGACCTATACGGTCTCTGCGGGCCGGTGCGAAAGAGCGAGACGGAGTTTTACTACGGTATCGGCATAAGGGACAACGGGCGCGTAGGTGAGCTTGCAGAGGGGGAATATGACCTCTGGGAGACAGAGCCGGCGGACTATGCGGTGTTCAAGTGCAAGGGCCCGGACGGCGAGTGCATAGACGCGGCCTGGGACAGATTCTTTAAGGAGTTCTGCCCTCAGACAGGGTATGCCCAGACGGACGCGCCCGACTTCGAACTCTACTATGAGCGCGGTGAGCCGGGGGTGTTCTGCGAGCTTTGGGTGCCGGTCAGAAAGTAA
- the bcp gene encoding thioredoxin-dependent thiol peroxidase, producing MLEIGTKAPKFTLPDKDGNLVSLADFAGKKVVLYFYPRDNTPGCTRQACAFAGAYEEFKSINAVVIGISKDSVASHQKFAEKHGLPFILLSDPERSAIEAYGVWQEKKNYGKVSMGVVRSTFVIDENGVIEKVMPKVKPDTNAEEILTYLRGAE from the coding sequence ATGTTAGAAATCGGAACAAAGGCCCCCAAGTTCACCCTACCGGACAAGGACGGAAACCTGGTATCGCTGGCTGATTTTGCGGGCAAAAAGGTAGTGCTCTACTTCTACCCACGGGACAACACCCCCGGCTGCACCCGGCAGGCCTGCGCATTTGCGGGAGCGTATGAGGAGTTTAAAAGTATCAACGCGGTGGTAATCGGCATAAGTAAGGATTCGGTGGCGTCCCACCAAAAATTTGCCGAAAAGCATGGTCTGCCGTTTATTCTTCTCTCCGACCCGGAGCGTTCTGCTATTGAGGCCTACGGCGTGTGGCAGGAGAAGAAAAACTACGGCAAGGTGAGTATGGGCGTGGTGCGCTCCACGTTTGTCATTGACGAGAACGGCGTGATTGAAAAGGTCATGCCGAAGGTGAAACCAGATACCAACGCAGAAGAAATTTTGACGTATTTGCGCGGGGCGGAGTGA
- the yaaA gene encoding peroxide stress protein YaaA, giving the protein MKILLAPAKKMNMDTDTLPPEGLPQFLPQTERLLTALQSMSEKELQTLWKCSGKIAQLNIERLKTMDLRQSLTPALLSYEGIQYRYMAPGVMEGCQLEYLRKHLRILSGFYGLLRPFDGVTPYRLEMQAKLAVAGAKDLYAFWGDSLAKQLEGDWVLNLASKEYSKAVTPYLSENSMLTCVFGEWLNGKVVEKGTMCKMARGQMVRWLAENNIETPEEICEFADLEYGFDTELSTENTYVFIKGGR; this is encoded by the coding sequence ATGAAAATCCTCCTCGCTCCCGCCAAGAAAATGAACATGGACACGGACACCCTCCCGCCAGAAGGCCTACCCCAATTCCTGCCCCAAACTGAGCGGCTGTTGACAGCGCTCCAATCCATGTCCGAGAAGGAATTGCAGACCCTCTGGAAGTGCAGCGGCAAAATAGCCCAACTGAATATCGAGCGCCTGAAAACCATGGACTTGCGCCAAAGCCTGACCCCTGCGCTCCTGTCTTACGAGGGCATACAGTACCGCTATATGGCCCCGGGTGTGATGGAGGGTTGCCAGCTGGAATACCTGCGGAAGCATTTGCGTATCTTGTCCGGGTTTTACGGACTGCTCCGTCCTTTTGACGGAGTAACGCCCTACCGCTTAGAAATGCAGGCAAAGCTGGCGGTGGCCGGCGCAAAAGACCTCTATGCCTTTTGGGGCGACAGTTTGGCAAAGCAGCTGGAAGGTGACTGGGTGTTGAACCTAGCGTCCAAGGAGTACAGTAAAGCGGTCACGCCCTACCTCTCGGAGAACTCCATGCTGACCTGCGTATTCGGCGAGTGGCTCAACGGAAAGGTCGTCGAAAAAGGAACCATGTGCAAAATGGCCCGGGGCCAGATGGTGCGCTGGCTTGCCGAAAACAATATAGAAACGCCGGAGGAAATCTGCGAATTTGCGGATTTGGAATATGGTTTTGACACAGAATTATCTACAGAAAACACATATGTATTCATCAAAGGAGGACGTTAA
- a CDS encoding DNA/RNA nuclease SfsA, which produces MLNIMNFKLNKAVFVSEGKSRFICNILYEEEIFECYVPITCKLSSLLSLEGKEILIRETTKAAKRTKFTLFAVQNKNDYLIVDTGFANRIVNAILAKTKNNNLFYPEQIVENYKCDFYSATSKTLVEVKSVITTEQEVLLPNMKTQRAIIQLHNICSLLSKGYRAEYFIVAFAPQLEKVKVASKEKMGFLLKEFLNLGGKISCIRITLDESYNINCDKLDYIFV; this is translated from the coding sequence ATGCTGAATATTATGAACTTCAAACTAAATAAAGCTGTATTTGTATCAGAAGGAAAAAGTAGATTTATTTGCAATATTTTATACGAGGAAGAAATTTTTGAATGTTATGTGCCTATTACCTGCAAACTCAGCAGTTTATTATCTCTTGAGGGCAAAGAGATTTTAATAAGAGAGACGACTAAAGCTGCTAAACGTACGAAGTTCACCCTTTTTGCAGTACAAAACAAAAATGATTATTTGATTGTTGATACCGGATTTGCAAATCGCATTGTTAACGCAATCTTAGCCAAAACTAAAAACAACAATTTATTCTATCCTGAACAAATTGTTGAAAATTATAAATGCGATTTTTACTCGGCCACATCTAAAACATTGGTTGAGGTAAAAAGTGTAATTACAACAGAGCAAGAGGTATTGCTGCCTAATATGAAAACTCAAAGGGCAATCATACAATTACATAATATTTGCTCATTATTATCCAAAGGATATCGCGCTGAATATTTCATAGTTGCCTTTGCACCACAACTTGAGAAAGTAAAAGTAGCTTCAAAAGAAAAGATGGGCTTTCTATTGAAGGAGTTTCTAAATTTAGGCGGGAAAATAAGCTGTATAAGGATTACGCTTGATGAATCATATAATATTAATTGCGACAAACTTGATTATATATTTGTATAA
- a CDS encoding helix-turn-helix domain-containing protein, whose amino-acid sequence MDKNMKKMQLKRGAGLGSTTLSKLSKNQPVSMEVMMKL is encoded by the coding sequence ATTGATAAGAATATGAAAAAGATGCAGTTAAAAAGGGGTGCAGGCCTTGGCTCGACGACTTTATCAAAGCTTAGTAAAAATCAACCCGTATCAATGGAAGTTATGATGAAACTTTGA